In the genome of Bremerella sp. P1, the window AATTACCTCACGACGAGTTGACAGGCAAGTCGTTCTTTTCCATCCACGAAGGATGCTGGGATACGACACCACTGCGTCGTTTGATCAGCGACCGTGATACGAACTTCGTCTTCGTCAGCCAGGCACAACTGGAAGTCGAACTTCCCAATGTCGGACGACGAATCCTCGACTTTTCGCATAGCTTGTTGGCGAAGTCAGATGATGCCTTCGTTCGACTGATTACCATCCGAGATGTCACCCCTTTTCACAAGCTCGAAGCAGCGCTGAAACGTAGCGAGGGTCGTACCCAAGCGCTTCTCACCTCGGCGGTGGACTCGATTGTGATCATCAACACCAATGGAGTGATCAAGGCATTCAACCCTGCCGCGGAACGGTTGTTTGGTTTCTCTGCCGAAGAAGTCCTCGGCCTTAACGTTCGGATCCTGATGCCCAAGCCGTACCAGACAGAGCATGATGGCTATCTGGCCCGTTACCTGGAGACCGGCGAACGCCGCGTTATCGGGATTGGCCGCGAGGTGCTAGGCAAACGAAAAGATGGGGCGACATTCCCCATGGAATTGTCGATTTCGGAAGTGTTTGACGGCGAAGACCGTTTGTTCGTCGGCACGGTCCGCGATGTTACCAAGGTCAAGCGAGCGCAAAATGCACTTCGCGATAGTGAGGCACGGGGACGCGCCATTCTGAACGCCGCCGTCGATGCGATCATCACCATCGATGAGAACGGCTTGATCAAGTCCTTCAATCAAGCCGCGCTGAAGGTCTTCGGCTATTCCCATCACGAGATGATTGGGGAAAACGTGAAAATGCTCATGCCCACTCCTTTCCGAGATGAGCATGACAACTACCTGCAAAACTACAAAGCAAGCGGCATCCGTCGCGTCATCGGTTTGGGTCGTGAAGCGGTTGGCCGGCGAAAAGATGGGTCGACCTTCCCGATGGAACTTTCTGTCAGTGAAGTCAAGATGGGCGACTACCGCTACTTCACAGGCATCGTCCGCGATATTACCGATCGAAAACGCTATGAAGAACGATTGAAAACGGTCGCCGAGGAAGCAAGTGAATCGGAGCTTCGTGTTAAGGCTCAAGCCAAAGAACTCACCAAGCAAGCCAAGCGACTCAAAGAAGCCCAAGTGGATGCCGACCAGGCAAATCGAGCGAAGAGCGATTTCCTGGCAAACATGAGCCATGAGATCCGGACGCCACTGACGGCGATTCTTGGATACGCCAATGAACTCGCGATGACTCTGACCGAAGGTCCCGATGCACAAGCCGTGGAGATCATTAAACGCAACGGCGAACACTTGCTGGAGATCATGAATGACATTCTCGACATCTCGAAGATCGAGTCGGGAAACCTTGAGATCGAACGCGTCTCCACTTGTCCGGGCAAAGTCGTTTCGGAAGTGATTACGCTCCTTCAAGTCCGCGCCAAACAAAAGGGAATTCGGCTCTACCTAACCTACGCCGGAAAGATTCCTCGCTACATTGAAGGATCTCCTGTCCACTTAAGACAGGTCCTGCTGAATCTGATTGGTAACGCGGTCAAATTCACCCAAGAAGGGAAGGTCGAAGTTCGCCTTCACTTCGAAGAAAGTAGTGACAACGGCCATGTGCTGCGTTTTGATGTGCTCGACTCGGGGATCGGCATTCCGCCGGAACACATCGACCGGTTGTTCAAACCATTTTCGCAAGCGGACTCTTCCGTGGGACGATCGTTTGGAGGCACTGGCCTGGGCCTGGCGATCTCGAAGCGGCTCGTAGAACTCATGGGAGGCAACATCTCCGTAACAAGTACTCCTGATGTTGGTTCAACGTTCACCTTTAGCATTCCACCAGGCAAGTGGAGCCGCGATCAAATGCTGAGTGACCCGGCCGAAATCGAGTCGGAGACTCAAACGACAACCACTCGCGTGCAGGAAGTAATCGATTTAACGGGCGGAAGAATCTTGGTTGCCGAGGACGGCAAAGACAATCAAAAACTAATCTCCCACTACCTGGTAAAAGCCGGCGCGGAAGTCGAGATCGCCGACAATGGGCGTTTAGCCCTGGAAGCGATCGCTCGGGCATCCGCTCAAGGTAAGTCGTTCGATCTTATCGTGACCGATATCCAAATGCCGGAAATGGATGGCTATACGCTGGCCCGCACGTTGCGTGCCCGCGGCAGCGACGTCCCGATCGTTGCCTTGACCGCACACGCCATGGAAGAAGCACGCGTGAAATGCTTGGAAGCAGGCTGCAGCGAGTATACGAGCAAGCCGATCGAGAAGACTGCTTTCTTAACGATTTGTCGCCGTTGGCTTGATCGAAAGGGTCAGCATCCGATCCAGTTATTGACTCAGGGCCCCACTCCGATCGAAATCGTCGAGCAACCCGAACCTCAAACCAACGCCATTTGGAGCGAACTGGCAGACCATCATGAATTTGCCCCGATGATCGATGCTTTCCTGGATAGCTTGTCAGCGAAGATCGATCAAATTGAAGAGTTTATGTCGGAAGCAAGATTTGATGAGCTGACCACGCTGGCCAAACAGCTCAAAGGATCAGGCGGCGGCTATGGCTTTCAAGAGATTACCGACG includes:
- a CDS encoding PAS domain S-box protein, producing MLHHSLPQIEGLPHFHRYLDALPNPALLLDDNGLILGTNELFDEFVELPHDELTGKSFFSIHEGCWDTTPLRRLISDRDTNFVFVSQAQLEVELPNVGRRILDFSHSLLAKSDDAFVRLITIRDVTPFHKLEAALKRSEGRTQALLTSAVDSIVIINTNGVIKAFNPAAERLFGFSAEEVLGLNVRILMPKPYQTEHDGYLARYLETGERRVIGIGREVLGKRKDGATFPMELSISEVFDGEDRLFVGTVRDVTKVKRAQNALRDSEARGRAILNAAVDAIITIDENGLIKSFNQAALKVFGYSHHEMIGENVKMLMPTPFRDEHDNYLQNYKASGIRRVIGLGREAVGRRKDGSTFPMELSVSEVKMGDYRYFTGIVRDITDRKRYEERLKTVAEEASESELRVKAQAKELTKQAKRLKEAQVDADQANRAKSDFLANMSHEIRTPLTAILGYANELAMTLTEGPDAQAVEIIKRNGEHLLEIMNDILDISKIESGNLEIERVSTCPGKVVSEVITLLQVRAKQKGIRLYLTYAGKIPRYIEGSPVHLRQVLLNLIGNAVKFTQEGKVEVRLHFEESSDNGHVLRFDVLDSGIGIPPEHIDRLFKPFSQADSSVGRSFGGTGLGLAISKRLVELMGGNISVTSTPDVGSTFTFSIPPGKWSRDQMLSDPAEIESETQTTTTRVQEVIDLTGGRILVAEDGKDNQKLISHYLVKAGAEVEIADNGRLALEAIARASAQGKSFDLIVTDIQMPEMDGYTLARTLRARGSDVPIVALTAHAMEEARVKCLEAGCSEYTSKPIEKTAFLTICRRWLDRKGQHPIQLLTQGPTPIEIVEQPEPQTNAIWSELADHHEFAPMIDAFLDSLSAKIDQIEEFMSEARFDELTTLAKQLKGSGGGYGFQEITDAAVQVEQLAQTLDDQASLYEAVEHLQEICQLAINGKTLRPSNPQTPGIQPGK